The DNA sequence CGCTTTTCCAGGGACTGGACGGCCAATCCCAGAAACAGAAGAATCAGCGCGAGATAATAGACGATATGGGAAACATCGACAATGCCCTTCTCAAATTCCTCCAGGTGATGGAGCATGGAAAAGGAGGAGAGCACCTCCTGCGACACCCCGTAGAAGGCGTCGCTGGCCGTTTCCAAAATCCAAAATCCGAGCAGCAGGGCGAAGGCGACAATCCCGGAGACCATTTGATGTGAGCTCAGGCTGGAGGCGAACAGGCCGACGGCCATCATCGCCGATGCGATCAGAAACAGGCCCAGATAAGCGGCGGCCAGGAGCCCCCAATCCAAATCGCCGTACCGGGTGAGAATCCACGGATAGATCAGGCTGATGGCGAGAATCATCAGCACCACGGTCACCGCGGCCAAATACTTCCCGATCACGATGTGAAACACCGTCAAGGGGGAAGTAAACAGCAATTCGTCCGTCCCCTGCCGCAGTTCCTCGGATACCAGGCGCATCGAAAGCAGCGGCGTGATGAACAGAAAAAGAAACGACGCCGACTGATACACGTACTCCTCCCGCACCACCTGCGATCCGAGGAAGGCGGTGGAGAACAGATAGCCCATCACGACAAAAAAGAAGGCAAAAGCGACATAGGAGGTGGGTGTCACGAAATACTGCCCCATTTCCTTTTTGTAAAGGGCCAGGACCTTTCGCATCATGCATCCCTCCGCTCGGTGGTCGTCAGCTTGCGGAAGACCTCTTCCAGGGAGAGATTTTGCCTCCGCATTTCCAATATGGGAAACCGCGCCTCCGCCATGGCGAAGAACAGCGCTTCGCGAATGTCCGCATCCTCCTTCGCCTTCACCCGAAACTCCACGGTTCCTTCGGCTTCTCCGGCAATTTCCACCCGCTCCACCTGATCGATCGCCCGGATTCGGGCCTCCGCCTGATCCCGTGGTCCCTTGATCTTCACCGCCAGGGTGAAGCCTTCATTCATCCGGTGCGACAGGTTTTCCGGCGTGTCATCCTCTATGAGACGCCCCTGATGAATGATCAGGACGCGGTTGCAGATCATCTCCACCTCCGGGAGAATATGGGTGCTCAACAAAACCGTGTGCTTCTCGCCGAGCTCCCGGATCAAACCGCGAATTTCGCGTATCTGGTTGGGATCCAATCCCGAAGTCGGCTCGTCCAGGACCAATAGATCCGGTTCATGAAGGATCGCCTGGGCCAAACCCACCCGCTGCTTGTATCCCTTGGACAGGCTGCGAATCAGTTGGGTGGCCTTCTCCTGAATCCCCACCCGCTCCATCGTTTCGCCGATCCGTCGCTTTTGCTCCCGAACGGGAATCTCGCGGAGGTCGGCGATCAATTTCAAATACCCGTACACCGTCATGTCCGGATAGAGGGGCGGCGTTTCCGGGAGATACCCGATCTTTCGCTTGGCTTTTCCTGAATGTTCGGACATGGAAATGCCGTCGACGCGCACTTCCCCTTTTGAGGGCATCA is a window from the Planifilum fimeticola genome containing:
- a CDS encoding ABC transporter permease, whose product is MRKVLALYKKEMGQYFVTPTSYVAFAFFFVVMGYLFSTAFLGSQVVREEYVYQSASFLFLFITPLLSMRLVSEELRQGTDELLFTSPLTVFHIVIGKYLAAVTVVLMILAISLIYPWILTRYGDLDWGLLAAAYLGLFLIASAMMAVGLFASSLSSHQMVSGIVAFALLLGFWILETASDAFYGVSQEVLSSFSMLHHLEEFEKGIVDVSHIVYYLALILLFLGLAVQSLEKRRWR
- a CDS encoding ABC transporter ATP-binding protein, whose translation is MLDVDSVSKRYANRRGVEDIHFSMARGEIVGFLGPNGAGKTTTMRMITGYLMPSKGEVRVDGISMSEHSGKAKRKIGYLPETPPLYPDMTVYGYLKLIADLREIPVREQKRRIGETMERVGIQEKATQLIRSLSKGYKQRVGLAQAILHEPDLLVLDEPTSGLDPNQIREIRGLIRELGEKHTVLLSTHILPEVEMICNRVLIIHQGRLIEDDTPENLSHRMNEGFTLAVKIKGPRDQAEARIRAIDQVERVEIAGEAEGTVEFRVKAKEDADIREALFFAMAEARFPILEMRRQNLSLEEVFRKLTTTERRDA